The following proteins are encoded in a genomic region of Oceanisphaera profunda:
- the tdh gene encoding L-threonine 3-dehydrogenase, translated as MKALAKLKAEPGIWMTDVPEPEVGHNDLLIKIRKTAICGTDIHIYNWDTWSQNTIPVPMVVGHEYVGEVVAMGQEVRGFAVGDRVSGEGHITCGHCRNCRAGRTHLCRNTIGVGVNRQGAFAEYLVIPAFNAFKLPDEVTDDLAAIFDPFGNAVHTALSFDLVGEDVLITGAGPIGIMAAAVARHVGARHVVITDVNEYRLDLARQMGVTRAVNVAEEGLDTVMRELGMTEGFDVGLEMSGVPAAFCDMLDKMNHGGKIAMLGIPPSEMAIDWTKVIFKGLVLKGIYGREMFETWYKMASLIQSGLDLTPMVTHHFKVDDFQQGFDAMRSGQSGKVILDWT; from the coding sequence ATGAAAGCTTTAGCCAAATTAAAAGCGGAACCGGGCATCTGGATGACAGATGTGCCTGAGCCCGAGGTCGGTCATAACGACTTATTGATTAAGATCCGTAAAACCGCCATTTGCGGCACCGATATCCATATTTATAACTGGGATACCTGGTCGCAAAACACCATACCCGTGCCCATGGTGGTGGGCCATGAATACGTGGGTGAAGTGGTAGCCATGGGCCAAGAAGTGCGTGGCTTTGCGGTGGGCGACAGAGTTTCAGGCGAGGGACATATTACCTGCGGCCATTGTCGAAATTGCCGTGCCGGTCGCACTCATTTGTGCCGCAATACCATAGGCGTGGGCGTTAATCGCCAAGGTGCTTTCGCCGAATATCTGGTGATCCCCGCTTTTAACGCTTTTAAATTACCCGATGAAGTGACCGACGATTTAGCCGCTATTTTTGATCCCTTCGGTAATGCGGTACACACCGCACTTTCGTTCGATTTAGTGGGCGAAGATGTGTTAATCACCGGTGCCGGGCCTATCGGTATTATGGCCGCCGCCGTGGCACGGCATGTGGGCGCGCGACACGTGGTGATCACTGACGTGAACGAGTACCGACTGGATTTAGCCCGCCAGATGGGGGTGACCCGCGCGGTGAACGTGGCTGAAGAGGGGCTTGATACGGTAATGCGAGAGTTAGGCATGACCGAAGGCTTTGATGTGGGGCTAGAGATGTCCGGCGTGCCGGCGGCTTTTTGTGACATGCTGGATAAGATGAACCACGGCGGCAAAATTGCCATGTTGGGCATTCCGCCTAGTGAGATGGCCATCGATTGGACTAAAGTTATCTTCAAAGGCTTAGTGCTAAAAGGTATTTATGGCCGAGAAATGTTTGAGACTTGGTACAAGATGGCCAGCCTTATTCAATCGGGCTTGGACTTAACCCCTATGGTCACTCATCACTTTAAGGTGGATGATTTTCAACAAGGGTTTGATGCCATGCGCTCCGGCCAATCCGGCAAGGTGATCCTCGACTGGACTTAA
- a CDS encoding high-affinity branched-chain amino acid ABC transporter permease LivM → MRTLQAAAMASLLFLVLAGWLMGFRLETEGTQLVVTNRLNSTWQWLALGAGLVFVVQLLHARLRQGLRSVLDRKGSFALPAPEERPGLYRMMTVLVLATLLIWPFMGSRGAVDLATLTLIYVMLGLGLNVVVGLAGLLDLGYVAFYAVGAYSYALLNAYFGLDFWTCLLISGAMAALFGFLLGFPVLRLRGDYLAIVTLGFGEIIRILLNNMTEITGGPNGIAGIPKPTLFGLQFERRGDNTFHEFFNIAYNSNHKVIFLYLLALILVVFTIFVINRLLRMPIGRAWEALREDEIACRSLGLNPTLIKLSAFTIGAAFAGFAGSFFAARQGFISPESFVFIESAIILAIVVLGGMGSQIGVVLAAIVMTILPELTREFNEYRMLLFGLLMVLMMIWRPQGLLPMHRPHMELKP, encoded by the coding sequence ATGAGGACTTTACAAGCGGCGGCGATGGCTAGCCTATTATTCTTAGTATTAGCCGGTTGGTTAATGGGTTTTCGACTCGAAACTGAAGGCACACAATTGGTGGTCACTAATCGCCTAAACAGCACTTGGCAATGGCTGGCGCTGGGAGCGGGGTTAGTGTTTGTAGTTCAGCTGCTGCACGCACGATTACGCCAAGGGCTAAGGTCTGTGTTAGACCGTAAAGGCAGCTTTGCACTGCCAGCCCCAGAAGAGCGGCCGGGTTTGTATCGTATGATGACGGTATTGGTGCTCGCTACCTTACTGATCTGGCCTTTTATGGGCTCTCGCGGTGCGGTAGATCTGGCCACCTTAACCCTAATTTATGTGATGCTGGGCTTAGGGCTAAACGTAGTGGTGGGATTGGCGGGCTTATTGGATTTAGGCTATGTGGCCTTTTATGCGGTAGGCGCTTATAGCTATGCGCTGCTCAATGCCTATTTTGGGCTCGACTTTTGGACCTGCTTGTTAATTTCTGGTGCCATGGCCGCTTTATTTGGTTTCTTGCTCGGCTTTCCGGTATTGCGCTTGCGCGGTGATTATCTGGCGATAGTGACGCTGGGCTTTGGTGAGATTATTCGTATCTTACTTAATAATATGACCGAGATAACCGGTGGCCCCAATGGCATTGCCGGCATTCCTAAACCCACCTTATTTGGCCTGCAATTTGAACGCCGCGGTGACAACACCTTTCACGAATTTTTTAATATTGCCTATAACTCCAATCATAAGGTGATTTTCCTCTATTTATTGGCGTTGATCTTGGTGGTGTTCACCATCTTCGTGATCAATCGTCTGTTGCGTATGCCCATCGGCCGCGCCTGGGAAGCCCTGCGCGAAGATGAAATTGCTTGCCGTTCGCTGGGCTTAAATCCCACCTTAATCAAACTCAGTGCCTTTACCATAGGTGCTGCCTTTGCGGGTTTTGCGGGCAGTTTTTTCGCGGCACGCCAAGGCTTTATTAGCCCAGAGTCGTTCGTGTTTATTGAGTCGGCCATTATCTTAGCCATAGTGGTGTTGGGCGGCATGGGCTCACAAATAGGCGTGGTGTTAGCGGCCATAGTGATGACCATATTGCCGGAGCTGACCCGCGAATTTAACGAGTATCGAATGCTGTTATTTGGCTTATTGATGGTGCTGATGATGATCTGGCGACCACAAGGTTTGTTGCCGATGCACAGACCACATATGGAGCTAAAACCATGA
- the livG gene encoding high-affinity branched-chain amino acid ABC transporter ATP-binding protein LivG, whose amino-acid sequence MSALLTVSDLSMRFGGLVAVDQVALSLQERQIVSIIGPNGAGKTTIFNCLSGFYRPSNGQVQFKGHAIAGMPGFKIARLGMVRTFQHVRLFKEMTVLENLLVAQHHHLNTGFLAGLFKTPNFRRSEREGLALAHYWLEKVRLTEFANRTADNLSYGQQRRLEIVRCMAARPQLLMLDEPAAGLNPNETHELNGLIRDLRDNEGVSILLIEHDMKLVMGISDYIYVVNQGRPLAEGTPEQVRNNTEVIKAYLGES is encoded by the coding sequence ATGAGCGCCTTATTAACCGTTTCCGATCTCAGCATGCGCTTCGGCGGTTTGGTGGCTGTCGACCAAGTGGCGCTCAGCCTACAAGAGCGGCAAATAGTCTCCATTATTGGCCCCAATGGCGCCGGAAAAACCACTATTTTTAACTGCTTATCGGGTTTTTATCGGCCCAGTAATGGCCAAGTACAGTTTAAGGGCCATGCCATCGCCGGCATGCCGGGCTTTAAAATTGCTCGCCTTGGCATGGTGCGCACCTTTCAGCATGTGCGTTTATTTAAAGAAATGACGGTGCTAGAAAATCTGTTAGTGGCCCAGCACCATCATCTTAATACCGGTTTTTTAGCGGGATTATTTAAAACCCCCAACTTTCGGCGCTCAGAGCGCGAAGGGCTAGCGTTAGCCCATTACTGGTTAGAAAAAGTACGACTCACCGAGTTTGCCAATCGCACCGCAGATAACTTGTCTTACGGTCAGCAGCGGCGGCTAGAAATCGTGCGCTGCATGGCTGCACGGCCGCAATTATTAATGCTGGACGAGCCAGCCGCCGGTCTCAACCCAAATGAAACTCATGAGCTCAATGGTTTGATCCGTGACTTGCGTGATAACGAAGGCGTGAGCATCTTGTTGATTGAGCACGATATGAAGTTAGTAATGGGTATTTCTGATTATATCTATGTGGTGAATCAAGGCCGGCCCTTGGCCGAAGGCACACCTGAGCAAGTGCGTAATAATACCGAGGTGATCAAAGCCTATCTAGGTGAGAGTTGA
- the livH gene encoding high-affinity branched-chain amino acid ABC transporter permease LivH encodes MSEPFLYFTQQLLNGLTIGSTYALIAIGYTMVYGIIGMINFAHGEVYMIGAYASFMVMTGLLMLGIDSTLLLLTAAFLASIIITSVYGYSIERVAYRPLRGSKRLIALISAIGMSIFLQNMMRLFQGSRDVAMPRLISGGWNFGEGDFQASLSYMQLIIFAVTLVTMALLSLFISRSRMGRACRACAEDLKMANLLGINSNTVISLTFVIGAALAAVAGVLLGSYYGVINPYIGFMAGLKAFTAAVLGGIGSIPGAVIGGVLLGVTEAMTGAYFSTEYKDVVSFGLLIAVLLFMPTGILGKPEVEKV; translated from the coding sequence ATGTCTGAGCCCTTTCTGTATTTCACTCAGCAATTACTTAATGGCCTCACCATAGGCAGCACTTATGCCCTGATCGCCATTGGTTATACCATGGTGTATGGCATTATCGGTATGATCAACTTCGCTCACGGCGAGGTGTATATGATAGGGGCGTACGCTTCTTTTATGGTGATGACCGGCTTACTTATGCTGGGTATCGATAGCACCTTACTGCTACTAACCGCGGCCTTTTTGGCGAGCATTATTATCACCAGTGTGTATGGCTACTCCATCGAACGTGTGGCTTATCGGCCACTGCGCGGCAGTAAACGACTGATCGCCCTGATTTCAGCCATCGGTATGTCGATATTTTTACAAAATATGATGCGGCTTTTTCAAGGCTCGCGAGATGTAGCTATGCCGCGTTTGATCTCGGGTGGCTGGAACTTTGGCGAGGGCGACTTTCAGGCGTCTTTGTCTTATATGCAGTTAATTATCTTCGCCGTCACCTTAGTGACCATGGCGCTCTTGTCTTTGTTTATCTCTCGTTCGCGCATGGGCCGCGCCTGTCGTGCCTGCGCCGAAGACCTTAAGATGGCGAATTTGCTCGGTATCAACAGTAATACGGTGATCTCCTTAACCTTCGTCATCGGGGCGGCACTGGCTGCGGTGGCAGGCGTGTTGCTCGGCTCTTATTATGGGGTTATTAACCCTTATATTGGTTTTATGGCGGGACTAAAAGCCTTTACTGCGGCTGTGTTAGGCGGCATTGGGAGTATTCCAGGTGCTGTAATTGGTGGCGTTTTATTAGGGGTCACCGAAGCCATGACAGGCGCATACTTCAGCACTGAATACAAAGACGTAGTCTCATTTGGCTTGCTGATTGCGGTGTTGTTATTTATGCCGACCGGCATCTTAGGTAAGCCGGAGGTAGAAAAAGTATGA
- a CDS encoding branched-chain amino acid ABC transporter substrate-binding protein produces MSTWNKKALTTAISMALGCGVVFSASAETVKIAIAGPITGAVAQYGDMEFTGGRMAVELLNKSGTLGDYTLAAEEYDDACDPKQAVAVANRIVNDGIQFVVGHLCSDSTLPASDVYDDEGIFMITPASTNAVITERGQPLVMRTIGLDSDQGPTAAKYILEKAKPERIAIVHDKKQYGEGLASSVRDALKAAGVEVVAYEGVTSGDKDFSTLVAKLQRDKVDFIYYGGYHPELGLILRQSAERGFKPRFMGPEGVGHKDITSIAGDASEGLLVTLPKKYDLDPANIDVVQAIQAKGLDASGPFVWTTYAAVEVIAEGIKRAGTDPEAVIKALRSEPVNTVMGPLSWDDKGDLVGFEFGVFEWHKDGTSTQM; encoded by the coding sequence ATGAGCACATGGAATAAAAAGGCGCTGACTACGGCGATATCGATGGCGTTAGGTTGTGGTGTTGTGTTTTCAGCGTCAGCCGAAACCGTGAAAATAGCCATTGCTGGGCCCATTACAGGGGCGGTGGCGCAATACGGTGATATGGAGTTTACCGGTGGGCGGATGGCGGTCGAGCTGCTCAATAAATCCGGCACTTTGGGTGATTACACCTTGGCGGCCGAGGAATACGATGATGCTTGCGACCCTAAGCAGGCGGTGGCGGTGGCGAACCGTATCGTGAATGACGGTATTCAATTTGTAGTGGGCCACTTGTGCTCAGACAGTACCTTGCCGGCCTCTGATGTATACGACGACGAAGGCATTTTTATGATCACTCCCGCCTCCACCAATGCGGTGATCACCGAGCGCGGCCAGCCGTTGGTGATGCGTACCATAGGCTTGGACAGTGATCAGGGGCCAACGGCGGCTAAATATATCCTAGAGAAAGCAAAGCCTGAGCGCATCGCCATTGTTCACGATAAAAAACAATACGGTGAAGGCTTAGCTTCCAGCGTACGCGATGCACTTAAAGCGGCCGGTGTTGAGGTGGTGGCTTACGAAGGGGTGACGTCTGGCGATAAAGACTTCTCCACTTTGGTGGCGAAACTGCAAAGAGATAAAGTGGACTTTATTTACTACGGCGGCTATCACCCAGAATTGGGGCTGATTTTGCGCCAATCTGCAGAACGCGGCTTTAAGCCGCGCTTTATGGGGCCAGAAGGCGTAGGTCATAAAGATATTACCTCGATTGCCGGTGATGCTTCTGAAGGCTTACTGGTGACCTTGCCGAAAAAATACGATCTCGATCCGGCCAACATTGACGTGGTACAAGCGATTCAGGCGAAAGGGTTGGATGCCAGCGGGCCATTTGTTTGGACTACTTATGCGGCAGTAGAAGTGATTGCCGAGGGCATTAAACGGGCGGGTACAGATCCTGAAGCTGTGATCAAAGCGTTGCGTAGCGAACCGGTCAATACGGTAATGGGTCCTTTGTCTTGGGATGATAAAGGCGATTTGGTGGGCTTTGAGTTTGGCGTGTTTGAGTGGCATAAAGACGGCACCTCGACGCAAATGTAA